One window of Bacillus alkalicellulosilyticus genomic DNA carries:
- a CDS encoding ABC transporter permease: MIQSKLFWPLVVLAAILLFNLIYNPSFFVIEVRNGYFTGNIINILNRGAPLILISIGMTLVIATKGIDLGVGSVIAISGAIGATVVGGSLGSSDSLFPLFLAIVLALGVATIMGVWNGVLISRLGIQPIVATLILMVAGRGIAQLITNGQITTVYYSPYSFIGGGYLFMLPFSIYIVVFVLLLAMYLTRRTSLGLFIESVGGNPEASRLSGIHSKNILLFVYLFCGLCAGIAGLILSSNVMSADGNNAGLWFELDAILAVVIGGTSLMGGRFYLMGTVIGALIIQSLTTTIYSIGVPAETILVVKAVVVLLVCLLQSPEFRKKVSGLFTRKTVSKDKGVTL; this comes from the coding sequence ATGATACAGTCTAAACTGTTTTGGCCATTGGTCGTTCTAGCCGCCATTTTACTTTTCAATTTGATTTATAATCCAAGCTTTTTTGTAATTGAAGTGAGGAATGGCTATTTCACAGGAAACATAATCAATATATTAAATCGAGGTGCACCACTCATTCTTATTTCAATAGGGATGACTCTAGTGATTGCAACAAAGGGGATCGACCTTGGAGTGGGGTCAGTCATTGCGATTTCAGGTGCCATTGGAGCAACAGTAGTGGGTGGGAGCTTGGGCTCTTCTGATTCGCTTTTTCCTTTGTTTTTAGCAATTGTGTTAGCTCTTGGGGTCGCTACTATCATGGGAGTGTGGAATGGGGTACTTATCTCTCGGCTTGGCATACAACCGATTGTTGCGACCTTAATTCTCATGGTTGCTGGTCGAGGAATTGCACAGCTCATTACAAATGGGCAAATTACAACAGTATATTATAGTCCTTATTCCTTTATCGGTGGGGGTTATTTATTTATGCTTCCGTTTTCTATTTATATTGTTGTGTTTGTTCTCTTACTTGCGATGTATTTAACACGACGAACATCATTAGGTTTGTTTATTGAATCTGTTGGTGGAAATCCAGAAGCAAGCAGACTTTCAGGTATTCATTCAAAAAACATCTTATTGTTCGTTTATTTATTTTGTGGGTTATGTGCCGGAATTGCTGGACTCATTTTAAGCTCTAATGTCATGAGTGCGGACGGAAACAATGCAGGACTTTGGTTTGAACTAGATGCCATCCTTGCTGTTGTTATCGGAGGTACTTCACTTATGGGTGGACGATTTTATTTAATGGGAACGGTCATTGGAGCACTGATTATTCAAAGTTTAACAACAACGATTTATTCGATTGGTGTACCAGCTGAGACGATTTTAGTTGTAAAAGCCGTTGTTGTTTTGCTCGTATGTCTCTTACAATCGCCGGAATTTCGAAAGAAAGTGTCTGGTTTGTTTACTAGGAAAACAGTGAGCAAAGACAAGGGAGTGACCTTATGA
- the yjfF gene encoding galactofuranose ABC transporter, permease protein YjfF, whose product MMKLEINNRMIPVLITVALFCLMYTFGLARYDNFSSPQVFMNLFIDNAFLIIVAVGMTFVILSGGIDLSVGSVIALTSMVAASLLMEGLSPWIVIPVALMVGPLLGFLMGCCIHFFNLQPFIVTLGGMFLARGLSFVISVQTITITDPFFYYMANTRIAIGNYFISISVIIALVVVCFAIYIAHYTKFGRNVYAIGGNEQSAMLMGLPVGRTKILVYTLSGFCASLAGIVFTFYMLSGYGLHANGFELNAIAAVVIGGTLLTGGVGYVAGSVIGVLILGTIQSLIVFEGSLSAWWTRIAIGFLLLLFIVLQRTIVIRTEAKKDTISTH is encoded by the coding sequence ATGATGAAACTGGAAATAAACAATCGAATGATTCCTGTCCTCATCACTGTCGCATTGTTCTGTCTTATGTATACGTTTGGGTTAGCTAGATACGATAATTTTTCATCGCCTCAAGTTTTTATGAATCTATTTATAGATAATGCCTTTCTCATTATTGTGGCAGTAGGAATGACGTTTGTTATCTTATCTGGTGGAATTGACTTATCAGTTGGGTCGGTCATTGCTCTGACTAGTATGGTAGCAGCAAGCTTACTGATGGAAGGATTATCGCCATGGATTGTCATACCGGTCGCTTTAATGGTAGGTCCCTTATTAGGCTTTCTTATGGGATGCTGTATCCACTTTTTCAACTTACAACCATTTATCGTGACGTTAGGTGGAATGTTTCTGGCTCGGGGATTAAGCTTTGTCATCAGTGTACAGACGATAACGATTACTGATCCATTCTTTTATTATATGGCAAATACAAGGATAGCAATTGGGAATTACTTTATCTCAATCAGCGTCATTATTGCTTTAGTTGTTGTTTGTTTCGCGATATATATTGCTCACTATACAAAGTTTGGGCGAAATGTGTATGCGATTGGTGGGAATGAACAATCGGCCATGCTAATGGGTTTACCTGTAGGACGAACGAAAATACTTGTTTATACCCTAAGTGGCTTTTGTGCGTCTCTGGCTGGTATTGTCTTTACATTCTATATGCTTTCTGGCTACGGCTTACATGCAAATGGGTTTGAGTTAAATGCGATTGCTGCAGTAGTTATCGGTGGCACATTACTGACAGGTGGGGTTGGATATGTAGCCGGAAGCGTGATAGGTGTCCTTATTTTAGGAACGATTCAATCTCTTATTGTATTTGAAGGCTCTCTCAGTGCCTGGTGGACAAGAATCGCGATTGGTTTTTTATTGCTATTGTTTATCGTTCTTCAACGAACGATTGTAATCAGAACAGAAGCGAAGAAAGATACAATCTCGACCCATTAG
- a CDS encoding ABC transporter substrate-binding protein has product MKKSLGAMFVMAMALLLLLAACGGTNETTTPNDGESTTENTSENTTDEVESPSESKDQLVIGFSQVGAESEWRTANTKSIQDAVKDAGHQLQFSDGQQQQQNQIMAIRSFISQGVDAIVFSPVVETGFETVLQEAKDANIPVFLADRAVDIEDDSLWVTFLGSDFVEEGRKAARWLVEEMADYDGEVNIVELQGTVGSAPAIDRKKGFEEVIAEHPKFKITQSQTGNFTRTEGKEVMEAFLRSDGDNIDVLYAHNDDMAIGAIQAIEEYGLKPAEDIIVIGVDAVKGAFEAMVAGKMNVTVECNPQFGPQLVDLIEAYFAGEELPKRIAVEESMYTMDQAAELIDSRTY; this is encoded by the coding sequence ATGAAGAAGAGTTTAGGAGCAATGTTTGTAATGGCGATGGCACTCTTACTTTTATTGGCTGCATGTGGTGGAACAAATGAGACAACGACTCCCAATGATGGCGAAAGTACCACTGAAAACACCAGTGAGAACACGACAGATGAAGTCGAGAGTCCATCAGAGTCAAAAGACCAGCTTGTCATTGGTTTTTCTCAAGTTGGTGCAGAAAGTGAGTGGAGAACGGCAAATACAAAATCGATTCAAGATGCAGTTAAAGATGCCGGACACCAATTACAATTTTCTGATGGACAACAACAACAGCAAAATCAGATTATGGCGATTCGCTCGTTTATCTCACAAGGTGTTGATGCGATTGTGTTTTCACCAGTAGTCGAAACAGGCTTTGAAACGGTTCTTCAAGAAGCAAAGGATGCGAACATTCCTGTTTTCCTTGCAGACAGAGCGGTTGATATTGAAGATGATTCATTATGGGTTACGTTTTTAGGATCTGACTTTGTAGAAGAGGGTCGTAAAGCGGCACGGTGGTTAGTTGAAGAGATGGCGGATTATGACGGGGAAGTCAACATCGTAGAACTTCAAGGGACTGTAGGATCGGCACCCGCGATTGACCGTAAAAAAGGCTTTGAAGAAGTGATAGCTGAACATCCTAAGTTTAAAATTACCCAATCTCAAACAGGAAACTTCACTCGTACAGAAGGGAAAGAAGTCATGGAAGCTTTCTTACGCTCTGACGGTGACAATATTGATGTACTTTACGCACACAACGATGATATGGCGATTGGAGCGATTCAAGCAATCGAAGAATATGGTTTAAAACCAGCAGAAGATATCATTGTCATTGGTGTTGATGCGGTAAAGGGTGCGTTTGAAGCAATGGTTGCTGGAAAAATGAATGTAACGGTCGAGTGTAACCCTCAATTCGGTCCTCAGTTAGTAGATTTAATTGAAGCATACTTTGCCGGTGAAGAGCTACCGAAGCGAATTGCAGTAGAAGAGTCTATGTATACCATGGATCAGGCTGCAGAACTGATTGATTCAAGAACCTACTAA
- a CDS encoding family 43 glycosylhydrolase, which produces MIGNQYFSWNRMKKKSKKPIIFVVLFALFMSIFPTNLLFAQASNSTFENPVIWADVPDPSVIRVGNTYYMSSTTMHMNPGVPIMKSHDLINWEIVNYVYDYLETNDEQALRNGKSEYGNGSWASSLKYHNGTFYLGVFSHSAGKTYIFQTDDIENGEWTKSTIDGAYHDLSLLFDDDGRVYMVHGTNNIRVTELTSDATAIKEGGLNKVIISNASQIAGSSFIVPAEGAHVQKIDGKYYIFLITWPQGKNRTQLVYRADSIDGEYEGRIALDDSGIAQGGIVDTVNGDWYGFLFQDRGAVGRVPFLVPVSWEDEWPIFGEDGKVPTEMAIPIGSSIHKNAIVASDEFYQAPKKSEEMTIFSASSYAGTDLIENGDMENGQDPWSGNGAATVQITDEEAYSGTFSLFTTGRAATGDGPRQMITGKVSPNEEFTFSAKVKYTEGPDEKIFNIAIQNGPSWQGISVMGSATIKKGEWGTIKGTYTIPENADLSQTFIFIETPWVADPDPVLDLLDFYVDDISFVNNTEVDELLENGGIEDGKEPWTGNGAATVHVTDEEAYSGSYSLLTTGRAATGDGPKQVITGKVKVGEEYKFSAKVKYTEGPNQKRFNFAIQNGPTWQGISVIGTAMLTKGEWGTIEGTYTLPLNIDTSETFIFIETPWVANPDSVIDLMDFYVDDVSFAKLPSTPEKEKDGEYDDNGSRLPLVWQWNHNPDNNFWSLTERTGYLRLTTGRTSTSILDARNTLTQRTFGPESSGRIAMEIGNMRDGDVAGLAAFQRDYGFVGVKAEGNQKSIVMVDGSSESPTVIESIPVTQDRVYFKVDFDFKDRTDKAYFYYSLNGIEWTAIGNTLQMRYTIPHFMGYRFALFNYTTKNPGGYVDFDYFRIDDKITGTDTSETVLKISLDDVPEVIGAPNIEFEVPVRMDPLPNGEYSSLTASFSIPKKFNVTGVDFHSSNIVGNSSYTYSNNQLKLNVVGDTVGFTHEDSDLFATIKLTVKDFATSNKTEVIKTDYVKVSGGNIDFDVHGANATIGLQKIETEALGKIPGYSNPLITHKLGADPNVLVHNDRVYMFMTNDEFQYGENGNIIQNNYSYINTITVISSEDLINWTDHGAIPVAGPNGPATWASQSWAVTVTEKVIDGKEKFFLYFSNNASGVGVLTADHPLGPWTDPRGSAIVDRNTPGGEDVVWVFDPAVFVDDDGQGYLYYGGGVPGGNNPTEDQQRNPKTARVVKLSDDMINIEGRAEAIDAPFMFEASEMHKYKDKYYFSYSTNFSSASRSQDMPGSGEIAYMISDNPMGPFTYVGTVLKNPYQYFEVGGNNHHEFFEFKGQWYVAYHAQTVAKELNVVQGYRSPHLNKIEYFNNGNMKEVKLDMEGVPPVATLNPYERTEAETIAWNAGISTEVSNAPGSILEQVNLHVTDIENGDWVAVSQVDFGEKGAKTFQANVASTVGGTIELRVDSPVGEVIGTLDIEPTGGVQQWKVLETSVSNVKGIRNIFFMFSGEEGDTNLFNFDYWMFTEGAGDPGDGDGDGGPGDGDGDGGPGDGDGDGGPGDGDGDGGPGDGDGDGGPGDGDGDGGPGDGDGDGGPGDGDGDGGPGDGDGDGGPGDGDGDGGPGDGDGDGAPIDGDRTPKDDSKDRPSNDRTGDSKPDGKGGIKLPSTATNMYNYLFAGIVLLFIGALIVYQYKRRKEM; this is translated from the coding sequence ATGATAGGAAATCAATATTTTAGTTGGAACCGTATGAAGAAGAAGAGTAAGAAACCAATTATTTTTGTCGTACTGTTTGCGTTGTTTATGAGCATTTTTCCTACCAATCTATTATTTGCGCAAGCAAGTAATAGTACCTTTGAGAATCCGGTGATATGGGCTGATGTTCCAGATCCAAGTGTGATAAGAGTAGGAAACACGTATTATATGTCTAGTACGACCATGCATATGAACCCAGGTGTTCCAATCATGAAGTCCCATGACTTGATTAATTGGGAGATTGTAAACTATGTATATGATTATCTTGAAACAAATGATGAACAAGCTCTTAGAAATGGAAAAAGTGAGTATGGGAATGGTTCGTGGGCAAGTAGTTTAAAGTATCACAACGGTACATTTTACTTAGGTGTCTTTTCTCATAGTGCAGGTAAGACATATATTTTTCAGACGGATGATATAGAAAATGGCGAGTGGACAAAATCAACGATTGATGGAGCATACCATGATTTATCGTTGTTGTTCGATGATGATGGACGAGTCTATATGGTTCACGGTACTAATAATATTCGAGTGACGGAACTTACCTCTGATGCAACGGCAATCAAAGAAGGTGGCTTAAATAAAGTCATTATATCTAATGCAAGTCAAATTGCAGGGTCTTCTTTTATCGTTCCTGCAGAAGGCGCACATGTACAAAAAATTGATGGAAAATACTATATCTTCCTTATCACCTGGCCACAAGGAAAAAATCGTACCCAGTTGGTGTATCGTGCCGATAGCATAGACGGGGAGTATGAAGGAAGAATTGCTTTAGATGACTCAGGTATTGCACAGGGTGGAATCGTGGATACCGTTAATGGAGATTGGTATGGATTTTTGTTCCAAGACCGAGGTGCTGTTGGACGAGTTCCTTTTCTAGTGCCAGTGAGTTGGGAGGATGAATGGCCGATTTTTGGGGAAGACGGCAAGGTTCCGACTGAAATGGCAATACCAATTGGTTCATCCATTCATAAAAATGCAATTGTTGCATCGGATGAGTTTTACCAGGCACCAAAAAAATCTGAGGAAATGACGATATTCTCGGCTTCATCCTATGCAGGAACTGACCTTATTGAAAACGGGGATATGGAAAATGGACAAGACCCGTGGTCAGGAAATGGTGCTGCCACAGTTCAAATTACAGATGAAGAAGCTTATAGTGGAACTTTCAGTTTATTTACGACAGGAAGAGCAGCAACAGGAGATGGCCCAAGACAGATGATAACAGGCAAGGTGAGTCCGAATGAGGAGTTCACATTCTCTGCAAAAGTAAAATATACAGAAGGGCCAGATGAAAAGATATTTAATATCGCAATCCAGAATGGTCCAAGCTGGCAGGGAATATCAGTGATGGGCTCTGCTACGATTAAAAAGGGAGAATGGGGCACGATTAAAGGAACGTATACGATTCCTGAAAATGCAGACTTATCTCAAACGTTTATCTTTATTGAGACACCATGGGTAGCAGACCCTGACCCAGTATTGGATTTACTAGATTTCTATGTTGATGATATTTCTTTTGTAAACAATACTGAGGTGGACGAGCTTCTTGAAAACGGTGGAATAGAAGATGGCAAAGAGCCATGGACAGGAAATGGAGCAGCAACGGTTCATGTCACCGATGAAGAAGCCTACAGCGGGTCTTATAGCTTATTGACAACAGGGAGAGCAGCAACAGGAGACGGCCCAAAACAAGTGATTACTGGAAAAGTAAAAGTGGGTGAAGAGTATAAGTTTTCAGCAAAAGTAAAATATACGGAAGGCCCTAACCAAAAACGATTTAACTTTGCGATTCAAAATGGTCCAACATGGCAAGGAATATCGGTCATTGGAACAGCGATGTTAACAAAAGGGGAATGGGGCACGATTGAAGGAACGTACACGCTTCCTTTAAACATCGATACATCAGAAACGTTCATCTTTATTGAAACACCGTGGGTAGCTAACCCAGATTCAGTAATTGACTTAATGGACTTTTATGTAGATGATGTTTCATTTGCGAAATTACCGTCTACACCAGAGAAAGAAAAGGACGGAGAATATGATGATAATGGCTCACGACTCCCATTAGTATGGCAATGGAACCATAATCCAGATAACAATTTCTGGTCTCTTACTGAACGTACCGGTTATTTAAGACTTACAACAGGAAGAACAAGTACAAGTATTCTAGATGCGAGAAATACCCTTACCCAAAGAACGTTTGGTCCTGAAAGCTCTGGGAGGATTGCGATGGAGATCGGGAACATGAGAGATGGCGATGTTGCTGGTTTGGCAGCTTTCCAAAGAGACTATGGATTTGTTGGGGTAAAAGCGGAAGGAAATCAAAAATCTATCGTAATGGTAGATGGCAGCTCTGAATCGCCAACAGTCATCGAGAGTATTCCTGTTACACAAGATCGAGTTTATTTTAAAGTTGATTTTGATTTTAAAGATAGAACCGATAAAGCGTATTTCTATTATAGTTTGAATGGAATCGAATGGACAGCTATAGGAAATACACTTCAAATGCGTTATACGATACCTCATTTTATGGGATACCGCTTTGCGTTGTTTAATTACACAACAAAAAATCCAGGCGGATATGTTGATTTTGATTATTTTAGAATAGATGACAAAATCACGGGAACGGATACATCAGAAACGGTCTTAAAAATTAGCTTAGATGATGTACCAGAGGTCATCGGTGCACCAAATATTGAATTTGAAGTTCCTGTCAGAATGGACCCATTACCAAATGGAGAATATTCATCTCTAACAGCTTCATTCAGCATTCCGAAAAAATTCAATGTCACGGGAGTAGATTTTCATTCTAGCAATATCGTTGGCAATAGCTCGTATACGTATTCTAACAATCAATTAAAGCTCAATGTAGTTGGAGATACTGTTGGCTTTACTCACGAAGATTCAGATTTATTTGCAACCATAAAGCTTACAGTAAAAGATTTTGCTACTTCTAACAAAACGGAAGTGATTAAGACCGATTACGTAAAAGTAAGTGGAGGAAATATTGACTTTGATGTTCATGGTGCAAACGCAACAATTGGATTACAAAAAATAGAAACAGAGGCACTTGGCAAAATACCTGGATATTCAAATCCACTCATTACTCACAAACTAGGAGCAGATCCAAATGTTCTCGTTCATAATGATAGAGTCTATATGTTTATGACCAATGATGAATTTCAATATGGTGAGAACGGAAATATCATTCAAAATAATTATAGCTACATTAATACGATAACTGTGATTTCTTCAGAGGACTTAATCAACTGGACTGATCACGGCGCAATTCCAGTCGCCGGTCCAAATGGTCCAGCAACATGGGCTAGTCAATCGTGGGCAGTCACAGTCACGGAGAAGGTGATTGACGGTAAAGAAAAATTCTTCCTCTATTTTTCAAATAACGCAAGCGGAGTAGGTGTTCTTACAGCAGACCATCCGCTTGGACCTTGGACAGACCCACGAGGCTCTGCCATTGTTGATAGGAATACGCCAGGTGGGGAAGATGTTGTCTGGGTATTTGACCCTGCCGTCTTTGTTGACGACGATGGACAAGGTTATTTGTATTATGGTGGAGGTGTACCGGGTGGGAATAATCCAACAGAAGACCAACAAAGAAATCCAAAAACCGCTCGAGTCGTTAAATTAAGTGATGACATGATTAACATCGAAGGAAGAGCAGAGGCCATTGATGCGCCATTTATGTTTGAAGCGTCTGAAATGCATAAGTACAAGGATAAATACTATTTTTCATACAGTACCAATTTTTCATCGGCTTCTCGCTCACAGGACATGCCTGGATCAGGTGAAATAGCCTACATGATTAGCGATAATCCTATGGGTCCATTCACGTATGTTGGTACCGTACTAAAAAATCCGTATCAGTATTTTGAGGTAGGCGGTAACAACCATCATGAGTTCTTTGAATTTAAAGGGCAATGGTATGTAGCGTATCATGCTCAAACCGTGGCTAAAGAACTGAATGTAGTACAAGGCTACCGTTCACCGCATTTAAACAAAATTGAGTATTTTAATAATGGCAACATGAAAGAGGTTAAGTTAGACATGGAAGGAGTTCCTCCAGTTGCAACTCTTAATCCATATGAAAGAACGGAAGCAGAGACAATTGCTTGGAACGCTGGCATTTCAACTGAGGTTTCCAATGCACCAGGAAGTATCTTGGAACAAGTGAATTTACATGTGACGGATATTGAAAATGGCGATTGGGTCGCTGTCAGTCAAGTAGACTTTGGTGAAAAAGGAGCGAAAACGTTCCAAGCTAATGTGGCATCAACTGTAGGGGGGACGATTGAATTACGTGTCGATAGCCCGGTAGGTGAGGTCATTGGAACATTAGATATCGAACCTACAGGTGGAGTACAACAATGGAAAGTACTTGAAACCTCTGTAAGTAACGTAAAAGGAATAAGAAACATCTTCTTTATGTTTAGTGGAGAAGAAGGAGATACGAATCTATTTAACTTTGATTATTGGATGTTTACTGAAGGAGCCGGTGACCCTGGAGACGGAGATGGAGATGGCGGTCCTGGAGATGGAGACGGAGATGGCGGTCCTGGAGATGGAGACGGAGATGGCGGTCCTGGAGATGGAGACGGAGATGGCGGTCCTGGAGATGGAGACGGAGATGGCGGTCCTGGAGATGGAGACGGAGATGGCGGTCCTGGAGACGGAGACGGAGATGGCGGTCCTGGAGATGGAGACGGAGATGGCGGTCCTGGAGATGGAGACGGAGATGGCGGTCCTGGAGACGGAGACGGAGATGGCGGCCCTGGAGACGGAGACGGAGATGGCGCCCCGATAGACGGAGACCGAACACCAAAAGATGATTCGAAAGATCGACCATCCAATGATCGAACTGGGGATAGCAAACCTGATGGAAAGGGTGGCATAAAACTACCAAGTACGGCAACAAATATGTATAACTATCTATTCGCAGGTATCGTATTACTATTCATTGGAGCTTTAATAGTGTATCAATACAAAAGAAGAAAAGAGATGTAA
- a CDS encoding sugar ABC transporter ATP-binding protein, with product MEGKTPILEMTGITKVFPGVKALSNVSFRLFPGEVHALMGENGAGKSTLIKVVTGVYPIDSGSIVLDGQSIEVMSPQHGQELGISTVYQEVNLCTNLSVVENIFIGRELKKRGTLDWKQMKVRAEELLKRLHLQIDVTKELSCYSVAIQQMVAIARALNISAKILILDEPTSSLDMNEVKQLFDVMRKLRNEGMAIVFISHFLEQIYEISDRITILRNGEYIGEYLPNHLSRFELISKMIGKEKADVNESLENKQHETDQKDKEIFLQASEVSKKGKIQPFHLTIHSGEIVGLAGLLGSGRTELARLLFGADKLDFGEVKVQGKVAQLQSPKHAILHGIAFCSENRKAEGIIPDLSVRENMILAMQGVKGWFKYIPIKKQVEMADEYIKLLNINPPNPEQLIKNLSGGNQQKVLLARWLITNPELLILDEPTRGIDVGAKAEIEKLMVTLSEKGKSILFISAELEEVIRVSHKIAILRDRQKISEVVNNEDITQQFIMREIAGGSL from the coding sequence ATGGAAGGAAAAACACCAATACTTGAAATGACAGGAATTACGAAGGTGTTTCCTGGAGTTAAAGCTCTATCAAACGTTTCTTTTCGGTTATTCCCAGGGGAAGTCCATGCTCTAATGGGTGAGAACGGAGCAGGGAAATCAACGTTAATTAAAGTTGTTACTGGAGTATACCCCATTGATAGTGGAAGTATCGTACTCGATGGACAATCCATTGAAGTGATGAGTCCTCAACATGGTCAAGAGCTAGGGATCAGTACCGTATACCAAGAAGTAAATTTATGTACAAATTTATCCGTGGTAGAAAATATCTTTATCGGTCGGGAACTGAAGAAGAGAGGAACCCTTGACTGGAAGCAAATGAAGGTAAGAGCAGAAGAGTTATTAAAAAGATTACATTTACAAATTGATGTGACCAAAGAACTGTCCTGTTACTCGGTAGCGATACAACAAATGGTAGCGATTGCTCGAGCTCTTAATATCTCAGCAAAGATCCTTATATTAGATGAACCTACTTCTAGTTTAGATATGAATGAAGTCAAACAGCTTTTTGATGTCATGCGTAAGCTGAGAAATGAGGGGATGGCCATTGTGTTTATCAGCCACTTTCTCGAACAAATCTATGAAATATCGGACCGAATAACGATTCTACGTAACGGTGAATACATTGGGGAGTATTTGCCGAATCATCTCTCCCGATTTGAATTAATATCAAAAATGATAGGAAAAGAGAAAGCTGATGTTAATGAGTCACTAGAAAACAAACAACATGAAACGGACCAAAAAGATAAAGAAATTTTCCTACAAGCATCAGAGGTATCAAAGAAAGGCAAAATACAGCCGTTTCATTTAACAATCCATTCAGGAGAAATTGTTGGTCTTGCAGGCTTATTGGGTTCTGGAAGAACAGAGTTAGCTAGATTGTTATTTGGAGCAGATAAATTAGATTTCGGGGAAGTGAAGGTTCAAGGTAAGGTGGCACAGCTACAGTCTCCAAAGCATGCGATTTTACATGGGATTGCCTTTTGCTCAGAAAATCGTAAGGCAGAAGGTATTATACCTGACCTATCTGTACGAGAAAATATGATTTTAGCGATGCAAGGTGTAAAAGGCTGGTTTAAATATATTCCTATCAAAAAACAAGTTGAGATGGCTGATGAATATATCAAGCTATTAAATATAAATCCACCAAACCCAGAGCAACTCATTAAAAACTTAAGCGGCGGAAATCAGCAAAAGGTGTTACTTGCAAGGTGGCTCATTACGAACCCAGAATTACTCATTCTTGACGAGCCTACCCGTGGTATTGATGTAGGGGCAAAAGCAGAGATTGAAAAGCTGATGGTGACATTAAGTGAAAAAGGAAAATCGATTTTATTTATTTCTGCTGAACTTGAAGAAGTGATTCGGGTTAGTCATAAAATCGCAATTCTCAGAGACCGACAAAAAATATCAGAAGTCGTAAATAATGAGGACATTACCCAACAATTTATTATGCGGGAAATTGCTGGAGGAAGCTTATGA